The genomic window GGCCGGCGAGTTGGCAGGCGCAATGGCGTTGTCTGCACCGCGTCCACTACCTCAAAACCTGCTCGAGCTGGAGCGTGAGATTACGCTTATGCAGGCTGATGTCGTGAACCAGCTGATGAGTGAAGCCAATATGTCGGCATCAGAGTTTGATGTGATTGGCTTTCATGGTCAGACCGTCGCGCACCGGCCGGATCAGGGCTGGACGCTGCAACTTGGCGACGGATCGCTGATGGCAGCCGAAACCGGCGTCGACGTGGTGAATGACTTTCGGTCTGCAGACATGACCGCAGGAGGCGAGGGGGCGCCCCTGGCGCCGCTATATCATTTGGCCCTTGCCCATGACATGAGCGGCCATCCATTGGCCGTGTTGAATCTTGGCGGGATTGGAAATGTCACCTGGATTGGTCCGAATGACGGCCCAGATCCAGTCGCTTTCGATACAGGTCCTGCGAATGCCCTGATTGATGAATGGGCGCTAGAAAAAATAGGCGAACCATTTGATCACAATGGCGCCCTTGCCAAGGCAGGCACGGTCAACGAGGCCGTGCTGAAAACCATGCTGACCAACGCTTATTTCGACCGCAAGCCGCCAAAATCGCTTGATCGACTGGATTTTTCAGCTGAGGCAGCCGCGGAACTATCAAATGCAGATGGGGCAGCCACATTGGTGGCTTTCACCGTTGAAAGCGTTGCCCGTGCACTGGAGCACCTACCAGAGCCCCCAAAGCAATGGATTGTGGTAGGAGGCGGGCGCCGTAACCCGGTCCTGATGGGCGAACTGGCGCGTCGGCTTGGGGTGCGCGTCATCGCTGCTGAAGAAGCAGGTTGGCGCGGCGATACGCTGGAGGCTGAGGCGTTTGCTTACCTGGCCGTGCGCAATCTCAAGGGATTGCCACTATCGGTGCCCACAACCACCGGGGTTTCCAAGCCGATGACAGGCGGCACGCTACACAAAACCAGCACGCGCGCCGCCTAGGGTCATCTTGGAGGCAGGTAATCAATCCTACTTGCCGTCTTTCTTCGCATCTTTCGCCTGCTGATCTTCAACAAGGCGTCGGTCGAGATAGGTCGCTACCGTATCAAGCATTTGCTTGGAGCCAGTTTCAAAGAAGTGGTTTGCGCCTTTGATGACTTCCTGATCGATAGTGATGCCTTTTTGTGCGCGCAGGCGCTCAACGAGTTTTTCCACATCATCAACCGGCGCCACCTGATCCTGATCACCAGACACGAAGATGCCGGATGACGGGCAGGGGGCAAGGAAGCTGAAATCATAAGAGTTGGCCGGCGGCGCAACAGAGATGAACCCGTCAATCTCCGGGCGACGCATCAACAGCTGCATGCCAATCCAGGCGCCGAACGAGAAGCCGGCGACCCAACAGGTGCGGCTGTCGACATTGTAGGTCTGGAGCCAGTCAAGAGCTGCGGCGGCATCAGACAGCTCACCAATCCCGCCGTCAAAGCCGCCTTGGCTGCGCCCGACACCACGAAAATTGAAGCGCAGCACTGAGAAACCCCGATTAGCGAACATGTAAAACAGTTCGTAGACCGTCTGATTGTTCATCGTGCCGCCGAACTGCGGATGGGGATGCAGAATCAGCGCAATTGGGGAGTTTGGCTTGCCTTGATGGTGGTAGCGGCCTTCGATACGGCCCGCAGGGCCGTTGAAAATCACGTCGGGCATGGATGGTTTACACCGCGGGGTGGCTGATTAAACCAACCTCACAAGGTTGGTATAGAATACCCACATACAAAAAATGCCCATTTTTATGGGCTTTTTCCCGCATCCTTTTCTTGACTAAAACACTCGGGTTTATTATTTCTAGCTCACATAGCGCCAGCTTGATGCTTCTCATAGCATAAGCAGTTATGGCGATTGCAAGCATTCCGCGCGAGGTCAGCGCAGCGGCGCTTGCGGAGGGCCATGTGGGGTCATCACACGGCACTTGAAAATTGGGGGTCATTGGTAGCTCAGCTGCCGCATTGTGTTGGGCACAGATGTGGCCGGTTTGGGATACCTCATCACGGCGATAGTCAAATAATGGCTACGCTGACGGAGAAGACCTTATGAAACTCAGTACCAAAGGCCGGTATGCGGTCATGGCAATGGCGGATCTGGCCCGGTTTGGCGGCAAGAAGCCAGTGTCTCTCGGCGAGATTGCAGGTCGTCAGGAAATTTCACTGTCCTATCTCGAGCAGCTGTTCGCGAAGCTTCGCAGGGCAGGCATCGTGAAAAGCGTGCGCGGTCCGGGCGGCGGCTACCATCTTGCGCGGGATCCGGAAGACATCCAGGTGTCCGACATTATCCTGTCTGTCGATGAGCCAATCAAAGCAACACGCTGCAAGGAGAGTTCCGGCGAAGGATGCCTTGGCAACGGCGCGCGTTGCATTACCCATGATCTGTGGGACGAATTGAGCCGTCAGATACACCTCTTCCTCAGTGAAGTGTCGCTGGGCGACGTAATCCATCGTCGGGTGCTTGGACGCAGTGGCATCTATGAGGACGCTGAAAGTGGCGAGGGATCACAAATCGGGTCCCAGGCATCGCCAACGTCCTCCTCATCCCAACCGGCGCCACAAGCATCCAACTATGCTGGTGCAGTTGCAGCTGGCGAATAGGCGACCAACACGCAGTATTTCCGTTTCAAACTAACAGGACCATTCACCACCTGTGGCACAGGCAACCACATATCTTGATCACAATGCGACGGCGCCACTGCGTCCCGAAGCGCGCGAGGCCATGGTCGCTGCCATGGATGCGCTGGCTGGTGGTGGTAATCCGTCGTCCGTCCATCGGGCGGGCAGGGTGGCGAAGCGTCTTGTGGAAGACGCGCGCGCAAGTGTTGCGTCCCTGGTGGCAGCTGTGCCGGATGAGGTTGTGTTCACATCCGGTGGGACGGAAGCCAACAGCCTTGCAATTACCGGGACATTGGCCTCGGGCGCCGTTGAGCGTTTGATTGTGGTGGCAACGGAACATGCAAGCGTCATAGATACGGCTGCCGCAAGCGGCGTTGACGTCAAGCAGCTTGGCGTTGATTCAGATGGTATGGCCGATATTGCTGCACTTGTTGACGACCTGCAGACAGATACGCGGCCGGCCCTTGTATGTGTAATGGCGTCAAACAACGAGACGGGTGCCGTTCAACCCGTCCTGCAGATCACCCAATGTGTCAAAGAGGCTGGTGGTCGTGTGCACGTGGACGCCGTCCAGCATGTGGGCAAATTGCCTCTGTCTCCTTTGGGTGGTGCGCATACAATGGCAATTTCCGCCCACAAGATAGGCGGCCCGCAAGGCGTCGGTGCGTTGGTTGTGCGTGGCAAGGGACGTGTCGAGCCAATGCTTCGCGGCGGCGGGCAAGAGTTGCGCCGCCGTGCTGGCACAGAAAATGTTGTCGGAATTGCCGGCTTTGGTGCTGCTGCAGACAAAGCAGCAGAAAGTCAGGCGCAGCTTCAGGCCCTGGCCCCCTTGCGTGATGAACTGGAAGCACGCGCTCTACAAATCGCTGATGCCACAGGTCATGTGGGTGCGGTGATCTGCCCTGCGGCAGAGCGGTTGCCAAACACCAGTTGCATTGCATTTGATGGAGTGAAAGCGGAAACGCTTTTGATGGCGCTCGACCTCGGTGGGGTCTGTGTCAGTTCCGGCTCAGCGTGCTCATCGGGCAAAGTGGCGCGCAGTCATGTGCTTGAAGCCATGGGCATCAATGAAAGCCGCGCAGGTGGAGCAATCCGCGTGTCCATGGGATGGAATACGACCGATCAGGATGTTGAACGGTTTTGTTCCGCTCTCGAGCAGGCTTTGAAGAGAATTCGCCCCGCTGATGCGGGTCATGTTTCCAGCGAGGGCCACGCGGTCCGAACTGCAGGTGAGTAGGTAAGGGTATGGCAGCGGTTCAAGAAACAGTGCGTGACGTCGAAGGCCTCGGCCAGGGCGACAAGTACAAATATGGTTTCTATACGGACATTGAGAGCGACAAGGCTCCCAAGGGTCTGAATGAGGACACAGTTCGGTTCATCTCGGCCAAAAAGGGCGAGCCCGAATGGATGCTTGAGTACCGCCTAGAAGCCTTCCGCCGTTGGCTGGAAATGGAAGAACCCGACTGGGCCAAGGTCAACTATCCAAAAATCGACTATCAGGACTACTACTACTACTCCGCACCCAAGAGTCAGGGTGACGGCCCAAAGAGTCTGGATGAAGTCGATCCTGAACTCCTGCGCACCTATGAGAAGCTCGGGATTCCATTGAACGAGCAAAAGATGCTCGCGGGCGTTGCTGTTGATGCCGTGTTCGACAGTGTGTCCGTGGTTACAACATTCAAAGAGAAACTGTCTGAGGCTGGCGTGGTATTCTGCCCAATCTCAGAGGCCGTACATTCTCATCCAGAATTGGTGAAAGAGTATCTCGGCAGTGTTGTGCCCGCGACAGACAACTATTTTGCCGCTCTGAACGCCGCAGTGTTCTCTGACGGGTCGTTTGTATACATCCCCAAGGGTGTTCGCTGCCCGATGGAGCTGTCGACCTATTTCCGCATCAACGAACGCGACACGGGGCAGTTTGAGCGCACCCTGATCATCGCTGATGAAGGCTCGTATGTGAGCTACCTGGAAGGCTGCACCGCCCCCATGCGGGACGAACACCAGCTCCATGCTGCGGTGGTGGAGCTTGTCACTCACCATGATGCTGAAATCAAATACTCGACAGTGCAGAACTGGTACCCGGGCGATGAAGACGGCAAGGGTGGTATCTTCAATTTTGTGACCAAGCGCGGAGACTGCCGCGGAGACAACTCAAAGATCTCCTGGACGCAGGTCGAAACCGGCTCCGCAGTAACCTGGAAATATCCAAGCTGCGTGTTACGTGGAGACAACTCGTCTGGCGAGTTTTACTCCATCGCCATTTCAAATGGCGCGCAGCAGGTCGACTCCGGGACCAAGATGATCCATCTGGGCAAGAACACGAAGAGCCGGATCATTTCGAAAGGTATCTCCGCGGGAAAATCGTCCAACGCCTATCGTGGCCTGGTGAGCATTTATCCGTCTGCTGAAGACGCACGCAATTTCACTCAGTGTGACAGTCTGCTGATTGGGGACAGATGCTCGGCCCACACAGTGCCGTACATCGAAAGCCGCAACCCGACGGCCGTGCTTGAGCATGAAGCCACCACATCGAAGCTGTCGGAAGATCAGCTCTTCTACTGTCAGGCCCGCGGCCTGCCGGAAGAAGAAGCCGTCGCGCTTCTCGTCAACGGCTTCTGCCGTGAAGTGCTGCAGCAACTGCCGATGGAATTTGCCGTAGAAGCTCAAAAGCTGGTGGGTATCTCCCTTGAAGGGAGCGTCGGCTAATGAACATGGGTACCTGGATTGCCATCGGCACTGGAGTTGGCGTCGCCATAGGCGTGGCAACGGATGAACTCAGCACCTGGATTGCAGTAGGGGTCGGCATCGGCGTTGCGTTGGGCGCCACCACATTTTTGCGTAATACGGATAATTAGAATGCTTGAAATCAAAGACCTGCATGTTGAAGTCGGCGGCAAGGAAATCCTGAAAGGGATCAACCTCACCCTTAATCCCGGTGAGGTGCACGCAGTCATGGGCCCCAACGGCTCTGGCAAGTCAACGCTGTCCTACACGCTGGCCGGCCGGTCCGGCTATGAGGTGACTGGCGGCTCAATCCTTTTCAATGGCAAGGACCTGACTGAACTTGAGCCCAATGAGCGTGCCGCTGCAGGTGTGTTCCTCGCGTTTCAGTATCCAACAGAAGTGCCCGGCGTCACCACGATGACGTTCCTTAAAACGGCTCTAAACGCTGTGCGGGTTGCGCGGGGTGAAGACGAGTTGGATGCGGTCAGGTTCCTCAAGCTGGTACGTGAGAAAGCCAAGGCCCTGAACATCACCGATGACATGCTGAAGCGTCCGCTCAATGTCGGCTTCTCCGGTGGCGAGAAGAAGCGTGCTGAGACACTGCAAATGGCTCTGCTCGAGCCGACATTTGCGGTGCTTGATGAAACAGACTCAGGCCTCGACGTCGATGCGATGCGTGTTGTCGCTGAGGGTGTAAACGCATTGCGCTCACCCGAGCGCTCCATGCTGGTGATTACTCACTATCAACGGTTGCTCGATCACATCGTCCCTGACCATGTGCACATTCTGGCAGGCGGCAAGATTGTTAAATCTGGTCCCAAGGAACTGGCGCGAGAAGTCGAAGAATCCGGTTACGCAGATATCAAGAGCGACGCGGCTTAGTCATGGCGAGAGTAGCAGTTGAGCCTTTGGATATCGAAACCGGCCTAGTGGACGACCACGCGGCAGCAGCAAAGGTGCTGCCCGGCGCGGCGCACCAAGCCAGTGCCCGATCCAAAGCCATCGAGGCGTTTGCGGTTGAAGGATTGCCGAACAGGCGGCTTGAAGAATATCGCTACTTCGATCTGCGTCAGATGTTGGCCAAGGCAGGCCCACTTGCCGTCACCCCGGCAGCGTCCAGCGTTGACACCACGGACTCTGCCACGGGCCTCTTTGCTGAGTTGGACAGGCACGTCGCTGTTTTCATCAACGGTCGATTTGATGCGGCGCGCTCCTCCTTCGATGGTTTGCCTGATGGTGTTGAGCTTTTGAGCTACTCAGAGGCTCTGAATAGTGAAGCTGCCTGGGTATCTGAGGCGCTGGAGTCTTCCATTGCACCTCAGGATGCCGTTACCACTCTAAATGCGGCATACGCGATTGATGGCATCGTAATTCGGGTGTCGGCGGGTGTGAAAGTCCATAAGCCAATTGAGGTTCAATGGCGTGCGGTTGGCGACGTCAGTACACATTTCCACACGCGCAGCCTTGTCGTCCTCGAAGAGGGCGCGCAGCTGACATTGCTTGAAACCCGCGGCGACGATAAGCGGGCACCTGTCTTTGCCACGGGAGCCTTGCGGCTTGTAATCGGCGATGATGCATCGTTGCGCCATGCCGCCGTATATGCAGATGGCGATGATGTTGTTCGTGTTGGAAAAAAGTCGGTCACCCTTGGCAAGGCGTCAAACTACGAAACGCTTGGTCTTGCCGTTGGCACGGGGAAAGCTCGCACCGATGAGCACGTTCATTTTGCCGGTGAAAACACAAAGGCAAGTATCAATGGGCTATCCCTGCTGCGCGATAGAGCAGTGATGGACAACACTTTGTTCGTCGATCATGCGGTACCCAATTGCGAAAGCGAAGAGACCTTTCGTTCGGTCCTGGACGACGCGTCACGCGGCGTTTTTCAGGGGTCTATCCTGGTGCGTAAGGACGCCCAGAAAATTGACTCACAGATGCAGGCTCGAGCATTGCTCCTTTCCCGCAAGGCTGAAATGGATGCAAAGCCGATGTTGGAAATTTACGCCGATGACGTGATTTGTGCGCACGGGTCCGCGATCGGTGAGCCGGATCAAAACGCCATTTTCTATCTGATGAGCCGTGGTATCGATGAGAATACCGCACGCGCGTTGCTTGTGGCCGGCTTCCTGGATGATGTGGTGGATGGCTTCGACGACGGTGCGATTGCCGTTGCTCTCAAGATGCTGCTGGCGGAGCGCCTTGGCGCGCCGAAAGATACGGCACAAGGGGCATCTATATGAGCGAAGCCGCAACCATTTCCAGTCTGGCACCGCATAACGAACCGGCATTTGACGTAGAGCGTGTGCGCGCGGATTTCCCGATCCTCTCTCGGGAGATTTACGGCAAACCACTTGTCTATTTGGACAATGCAGCCTCGGCGCAAAAGCCCGTGCAAGTGTTGGATGCCATCCGCGACGCTTATGCCAATGACTACGCCAATGTCCATCGTGGTCTGCATTATCTGGCAAATGCGTCCACGCAGGCCTTTGAAGGCGCGCGAGAAAAAGTGCGGGCGCTGCTAAATGCGCCAACAACTGATGAAATCATTTTCACCAAAGGTGGAACCGAGGCCATGAATCTTGTGGCGCAGGGGTACCTGCAGCCGATCATTCAGCCTGGTGATGAGATTGTTATCTCGATGATGGAGCACCACTCCAACATCGTGCCATGGCACTTCCTGAGGGAGCGTCAGGGGGCAGTCCTGAAATGGGTTCCTGTGCTGGATGATGGATCGCTGGATATGGCTGCTTTTGAAGCAGCCCTTGGTCCCAAAACGAAACTCGTGTCCATGACGCACATGTCAAATGTGTTGGGCAGCGTGGTGGATGCCAAGAAAATCACTGACATGGCGCATGCCCATGGCGCCGCCGTTCTTATTGACGGGTGCCAAGGCGCTGTTCACATGGACGTGGATGTCCAGGCGATCGGGTGCGATTTTTATGTGATGACCGGACACAAGCTTTACGGTCCGACTGGCATCGGTGCGCTCTACGGCAGGGCCGAATTGCTGGCAGAGATGCAGCCTTATCAGGGCGGTGGTGAAATGATCCGTGAAGTCCACATGGATGAAATCACCTATGGGGACGCCCCGCACAAGTTTGAAGCGGGAACACCTCCGATTGTGCAGGCGATTGGACTTGGTGCAGCAATTGACTATGTGAACGACGTTGGCCGTGCGGCGGCCCGGGCGCACGAGGCAGATTTGATTGCCTATGCAACGGCACAGGTCCAGGACCTCAACTGGATTACAATTCACGGCACTATGCCGGGCAAAGGTGCGATCATGTCATTCTCAATGGAAGGCGCGCATCCGCATGATGTTGCAACCATCATTGACCGGTCCGGGATTGCGATCAGGGCCGGGCAGCACTGTGCTGAACCACTGATGGCCCACCTCGGTGTGCCTGGCACTGCGCGCGCCTCGTTCGCCATGTACAATACACGTGCAGATGTTGACGCGTTTGTTGTGGCGCTCGAGAAGGCGCGGGAGTTTCTTGGGTAATGGATGAACTCATGACTGAAACACAGACAGAAGCCGTGGAACCTGCCAGCAATGAGGCGCGGGTCAATGGCTCAGCCATCCCTCAGGGTGAGCTGGACATGCTGACCGACGACCTGATCGGCGCAATCAAGACCGTCTATGATCCCGAGATCCCGGTAGACATCTATGAGCTTGGCCTGATTTACAAAATTGATGTCTCAGATGACCGGGATATTGAGGTGGACATGACACTTACGGCACCAGGCTGCCCCGTCGCAGGTGAAATGCCCCAATGGGTGAGTGACGCAATCAGTTCCGTCGATGGCGTGGGCGATGTGAAAGTGAACCTTGTTTTTGACCCTCCTTGGACGCCAGAACGGATGTCAGATGAGGCAAGAGTTGCGCTCAACATGTTTTGACCTTGGCGGAGGGCGCCTTGAAGTGACGCCCCTCGATAAGCACATGTTAGGGTGTACCGAAGAGAGTAGAGAGATGGCAGGACAAGTAATAACGCTGACAGATACAGCCGCGGAACGGATCAAGGCAATTATCGACCGATCCGATGAGCCGATTGTGGGCGTGCGTCTTGGTCTTGAGAATGCGGGCTGTGCGGGTATGGCCTACAAACTGGATTACGCCACAGAAACAGCGCCATTGGACGAAGTGGTGGAGGACAAGGGCGTCAAGATTTTGATTGATGCCAAGTCCATCCTGTTCCTGTTAGGCATGGAAATGGACTACGAAGAGACCAAGCTTCGGTCGGGCTTTGTGTTCAACAATCCCAATCAGACGGACGCTTGCGGTTGCGGTGAAAGCGTAACGCTCACTCCGGCTAAAGCGCCTGTTGCCGAAGAACGGCCCTCGACCTAGGGCGCGCTTTGCGGCAGTTTAGCCGCCATGGCCGTATCGAACGAATACACCCAATTTCTCATTGAGATGCTGGTTCCACTGGGGCCGGTGAAGTCGCGCCGGATGTTTGGTGGATCCGGGCTCTTTGCGGACGGGTTGATGTTCGGGCTGATCGCAAATGAGATTTTATATCTGAAGGTTGATGAACAGAACCAACCAGCCTTCGAAGCAGAAGGGATGGACCCCTTCACCTATGAGACGAAGGCAGGCAAACGCGGTGTAATGTCTTACTGGCAGGCACCGGAACGGTTGTTCGATGAGCCGGATGAGTTTGTTGCGTGGGCGCGTGATGCGGTTAGCGTGGCCTTGCGTGCAGATGCAGCCAAGCCACCATCCCAGCGCAAAGGGCCCGGCGCGCCGCCCAAACAAAAGAAACCGCGGACCAAGCGCTCTGCGGTGAAAAAAAGGGCCTCAAAGAAAAAGGCGGCAGGGTCATAAGACCCGCCGCCTTTTGCTCGTGTGCTGCAAAAATCTAGTTGCCCTTGAATTCGGCAGGACGCTTCTCCAGAAAAGCCTTCACGCCTTCCTTGAAGTCGTCGGTGCGGCCCGCCTCACGTTGCAGCCAGCGTTCCTTGTCGAGCTGCTCTTCGTACGTATTGTCGAAGCTATCGGCATAAGCTTCGCGGATAAGACCAAGCGTGCGTGTTGGTCCGGATGCTAAGTCCTTCGCCATCTTCATTGCTTCACCAATCAGCGCATCGTCTTCATACACCCGGTTAATGAGACCCCAGCTAAGAGCTGTATCGGCTGGAAGCTTTTCGCCGAGGAGAGAAAGTTCCTTGGCGCGCGCAACGCCAATGAGACGCGGCAGCAGGTAGGTGGAGCCGCCATCTGGTACCAGTCCAATGCGACGGAAGGCCTGCAGGAAATACGAAGACTTTGCGGCAAGAACCATGTCCCCCATCAGCGCAAAACTCATGCCGACCCCGGCAGCAGGACCATTCACCGCGGTGACAAAGGGCATTTTCAGTTTGCGAATTTTGCGCAGAATTGGGTGATACTTTTGCTCCAGCGCCTGGCCGGCATCTGGCTGAGCATTGGAGCGTTGCTCGCCGGGCCGTTCACCCGGGCGGCCACCAGCCAAATTGGCACCGGCGCAAAAACCGCGGCCTTCGCCGGTCATGACGACGCAACGCACGCCATTATCCGGTGTGTCAATCCATTCCAGCGCGTCCGCAAGGCCTTCAAGCATGTCGGGTGACACGGCATTGAGGGCCTTTGGATCATTCAGGGTAAGGATGGCAACGTCGCCATCCATATCAACTTTGACTTTATTGAATTCCATGAAGTCTCTCCCGGTTGTCGAGTTTTGTTGGCGCTGTTAGCGCGAGAAATTCGGAGCGCGTTTCTCCATGAATGCCGAGACGCCCTCAGTGAAATTTGGGTGGTTGCCGCGCTTGCGCTGGGTTTCTTTTTCAAGGTCGAGCTGGGCGTTGAGATCGTTGTCAAACGTCACATCAAGTACCTGCTTGATATCACCAAAGGCTTCCGTAGGACCTGCCGCCAACTTCTCAGCATAGGCCATCGCTTCAGCCATCAGTTTGTCGTCATCAACACAAGCCCAGATAAGGCCCCAGTCTGCCGCTTGTTCCGCTGAAAGTTTGTCACCGCTCATGGCAAGTGCTCTGGTGCGAGCCTGGCCGATCAGGCGTGGCATAAAGTATGTCACGCCGCAGTCGGGAACGAGAGCGAGCTTGGGGCCAAACACCTGCACAAAGCTCGCAGAACGAGCAGCGAATACAACATCGCCGGCCAGCGCGAGGCCAACTCCGCCGCCGGCTGTCATACCATTTACGGCACAGACAACGGGCTTTGGCAGTTCCGCGAGTTCGCGGATCATCGGGTTGAAGCCGATTTCCATACTATGGGCCACACCGTCACCGATTGTTGCTGAGGCGGGAGGCGTGAAGCCCGCTGTCAGATCTGCACCTGCACAAAACCCGCGACCCGCACCAGTAATCACCAATGCGCCAATGTCTGCATCATCGCGTGTCTGTCGGATGGCAGTGCGCACCTCGTCCAGCAGTTGAGGGTTCATGCTGTTGAGCACGTCAGGGCGATTCAGCGTAACAACCGCTACGCCGGTATCGTGCTTTTCGAAGGTAATCATGTCCATTGCAGGCCGCCTCGCAGTATTGATTTGCGAGCGACAATACCGGCCCTGCGGTCACCGTCAAACGGCAGAATACGCCAATGCCAATAGACACAACGGCAAGATGCATCACGCCGTTTGTGCGGGGCAGTGTTACGTAGGGGTTGGCTTGCTTTTCTGAAGGATGTGGGCCGGATGCCTAGCTGGCAATCGCTTCTAGGTCAGCGTCGACTTCCCACTTCACCTGGTTGCGACCTGCATGTTTGGCAGAATAAAGACATGCATCAGCCCGCTTGATAAGGTCGGAAATGCTCTCTCCGGGTGCGAACAGGGCTGCACCAAATGACATTGTTACAGCACCCAGGTTTTCACCCGTTGATTTCTTGACCAGTTCTTTGCTCTCAATGGTGCGCCGTACTTCATCAGCAAGCTTAACGCCGGCAGTCAGATCGACATCGGGCAAAATGAGGGCAAATTCCTCGCCGCCATAGCGCGCGGGCTTGAGAGGATCTTTGACGTGGTGGCGCATGCACTGCGCAACCAGCTTGAGCACCTGGTCTCCGGTTTGATGACCATAGGTGTCGTTGAACTTCTTGAAGTGATCAATGTCACCGAGGACAAGCGTGAAGGGCGTACCTGCTTCTGCGGCTTTTTCCATGGAAGCAGCAACGCTGTCATCGAAATTGCGACGATTGGGCAGGCCAGTCAGCTGGTCGGTCAGGGCCTCGGTGCGGATTTCTTCCATGTTCGTGCGCAGTTGTGTGACTTCCGCCTTGCTCTCGTGCAGACGTTCTTCCAGCTGCTTGCTGCGCGTTTCCATCGTGCGGGTCGCCGTGACAAGCGTTTCCATCAGCACGCGAACTTCGGCGGGAGACCGCTCTGTGTCGAGCGCTGCGCTCACATCATTCAGCGAGTCGCCATATGCACCAGTGTCCTTTGTGGCGGATTCCAACATTGCCATCACACCAGACAACTCGTCTTCCAACTTGCCGCCCATCTCCAGAATGGCGGTGTCATTGTTTGCTGGCGTCATATGCTTGGTGCGAATTTTCTCCAGGTGCTCAGCATCAAGGCTGTCACCTGCGTCATCTATTTTTTCAATCTCTCGATTGAGACTCGGGTTTGCACCGGTGGCGTGGGTGTACCAGAGCTCGTAGTTTTCCGGCGTGGGTTCAATCGCGCGCGAATCCATCTCAGAAATGGCCTTTTCAGCCAGAGCTCTTGGATCAATCATGGTGCTCGCGTCGGTCACGTGGAAACCCCCGAAAAAAACTCAGTGCCGCGCGATGTTGCGCGGCTAAATCTTCAAACCCGGTGCGGTGCGAGCTTCTGTGCCAAATGCCAGCTCGCCCACGCACCCTTGAATGAGCGCATTCTCCAGCAAGACCGCTTAAAGCCGCGTTAAATGCTCACCCATCCAAAAATCACGCAATGGGTGAAAAAGGTTGCGGATATACGCGAAAACGGCTGGTTCTCGCCAGTTGCTGTTTGTCGCGCTATAGTCCGCCACATGAAGCTGACATGTGCTTGTGGCGAAAGGGTTTTTCGCGAGATGCATAGGTTGGCCCACCCTGTGATCCTGCCAAACATCAAAGTATGAAAGTTGGCAGTCTCGATCGGACGCATAAATCATCGGAGCCCCAGGTTGACGGTGCTCTGAACCAAGGTGAGGAAACACTTATGAGCGTTATGGAATCAACGCCGGAAACTTCAAGCCCGGACGCTGTTTCAGACGGCATTCGCGCCATTCTGGATCGCCAGAAAAAGGCCCA from Candidatus Phaeomarinobacter ectocarpi includes these protein-coding regions:
- the sufD gene encoding Fe-S cluster assembly protein SufD, which gives rise to MARVAVEPLDIETGLVDDHAAAAKVLPGAAHQASARSKAIEAFAVEGLPNRRLEEYRYFDLRQMLAKAGPLAVTPAASSVDTTDSATGLFAELDRHVAVFINGRFDAARSSFDGLPDGVELLSYSEALNSEAAWVSEALESSIAPQDAVTTLNAAYAIDGIVIRVSAGVKVHKPIEVQWRAVGDVSTHFHTRSLVVLEEGAQLTLLETRGDDKRAPVFATGALRLVIGDDASLRHAAVYADGDDVVRVGKKSVTLGKASNYETLGLAVGTGKARTDEHVHFAGENTKASINGLSLLRDRAVMDNTLFVDHAVPNCESEETFRSVLDDASRGVFQGSILVRKDAQKIDSQMQARALLLSRKAEMDAKPMLEIYADDVICAHGSAIGEPDQNAIFYLMSRGIDENTARALLVAGFLDDVVDGFDDGAIAVALKMLLAERLGAPKDTAQGASI
- a CDS encoding cysteine desulfurase, with product MSEAATISSLAPHNEPAFDVERVRADFPILSREIYGKPLVYLDNAASAQKPVQVLDAIRDAYANDYANVHRGLHYLANASTQAFEGAREKVRALLNAPTTDEIIFTKGGTEAMNLVAQGYLQPIIQPGDEIVISMMEHHSNIVPWHFLRERQGAVLKWVPVLDDGSLDMAAFEAALGPKTKLVSMTHMSNVLGSVVDAKKITDMAHAHGAAVLIDGCQGAVHMDVDVQAIGCDFYVMTGHKLYGPTGIGALYGRAELLAEMQPYQGGGEMIREVHMDEITYGDAPHKFEAGTPPIVQAIGLGAAIDYVNDVGRAAARAHEADLIAYATAQVQDLNWITIHGTMPGKGAIMSFSMEGAHPHDVATIIDRSGIAIRAGQHCAEPLMAHLGVPGTARASFAMYNTRADVDAFVVALEKAREFLG
- a CDS encoding SUF system Fe-S cluster assembly protein: MTETQTEAVEPASNEARVNGSAIPQGELDMLTDDLIGAIKTVYDPEIPVDIYELGLIYKIDVSDDRDIEVDMTLTAPGCPVAGEMPQWVSDAISSVDGVGDVKVNLVFDPPWTPERMSDEARVALNMF
- a CDS encoding HesB/IscA family protein encodes the protein MAGQVITLTDTAAERIKAIIDRSDEPIVGVRLGLENAGCAGMAYKLDYATETAPLDEVVEDKGVKILIDAKSILFLLGMEMDYEETKLRSGFVFNNPNQTDACGCGESVTLTPAKAPVAEERPST
- a CDS encoding TfoX/Sxy family protein, with the translated sequence MAVSNEYTQFLIEMLVPLGPVKSRRMFGGSGLFADGLMFGLIANEILYLKVDEQNQPAFEAEGMDPFTYETKAGKRGVMSYWQAPERLFDEPDEFVAWARDAVSVALRADAAKPPSQRKGPGAPPKQKKPRTKRSAVKKRASKKKAAGS
- a CDS encoding enoyl-CoA hydratase/isomerase, giving the protein MEFNKVKVDMDGDVAILTLNDPKALNAVSPDMLEGLADALEWIDTPDNGVRCVVMTGEGRGFCAGANLAGGRPGERPGEQRSNAQPDAGQALEQKYHPILRKIRKLKMPFVTAVNGPAAGVGMSFALMGDMVLAAKSSYFLQAFRRIGLVPDGGSTYLLPRLIGVARAKELSLLGEKLPADTALSWGLINRVYEDDALIGEAMKMAKDLASGPTRTLGLIREAYADSFDNTYEEQLDKERWLQREAGRTDDFKEGVKAFLEKRPAEFKGN
- a CDS encoding enoyl-CoA hydratase-related protein codes for the protein MDMITFEKHDTGVAVVTLNRPDVLNSMNPQLLDEVRTAIRQTRDDADIGALVITGAGRGFCAGADLTAGFTPPASATIGDGVAHSMEIGFNPMIRELAELPKPVVCAVNGMTAGGGVGLALAGDVVFAARSASFVQVFGPKLALVPDCGVTYFMPRLIGQARTRALAMSGDKLSAEQAADWGLIWACVDDDKLMAEAMAYAEKLAAGPTEAFGDIKQVLDVTFDNDLNAQLDLEKETQRKRGNHPNFTEGVSAFMEKRAPNFSR